The proteins below are encoded in one region of Syntrophotalea carbinolica DSM 2380:
- a CDS encoding metal-dependent transcriptional regulator yields the protein MENSERAEDILEAVWIAVVEEGDNSASLEALDVEAREPALMDLERQALIEVKGERVYLRSEGRIAGEKVVRRHRLAERLMMDILDLKGSNANAKACEFEHLLNEGVDTRICTLLNHPTTCPHGRPIPLGECCRAARHAAEVGVVPLTEMKVGQKGEIAYLTTSDAKKMQKLMSLGVLPGNDICLNRRFPSYIFHVGNSEFAVDEQLAREIFIRTDVAE from the coding sequence ATGGAAAACTCGGAACGGGCTGAAGATATTCTGGAAGCCGTCTGGATAGCCGTGGTTGAAGAAGGGGATAATTCGGCTTCCCTTGAGGCTTTGGATGTGGAAGCCCGGGAACCGGCTTTGATGGATCTGGAACGCCAGGCTCTGATCGAAGTCAAGGGCGAGAGGGTTTATCTGCGCTCCGAAGGGCGTATCGCCGGGGAAAAGGTTGTGCGGCGACACCGATTGGCAGAGCGTTTGATGATGGATATTCTCGACCTCAAGGGCAGCAATGCCAACGCCAAGGCGTGTGAATTCGAGCATTTACTCAATGAGGGTGTCGATACCCGTATTTGCACCTTGTTGAACCACCCTACAACCTGTCCGCATGGCAGGCCCATTCCTCTCGGTGAATGTTGCCGGGCTGCCCGTCACGCGGCGGAGGTCGGGGTGGTTCCTTTGACCGAAATGAAAGTCGGTCAGAAAGGCGAAATAGCCTATCTGACGACCAGCGATGCCAAGAAGATGCAGAAGCTCATGTCTCTTGGTGTTTTGCCGGGCAACGACATATGCCTCAATCGTCGATTCCCCTCGTATATTTTTCATGTGGGAAATTCCGAATTCGCCGTTGATGAGCAACTGGCTCGGGAAATATTCATCCGCACCGATGTTGCCGAGTGA
- the feoB gene encoding ferrous iron transport protein B, whose product MAVQSEVCPAERKIVLVGNPNVGKSVLFNALTGAYTVVSNYPGTSVEVSRGCCEIEGVSYEVLDTPGMYSLLPITEEERVAREILLKESAHTVVHVIDARNLERMLPMTLQLVEAGLPVVLLINILDEAERRGMHIDIPLLQEKLGIPVIGGAMARKRGLSELRQAIASYNPDVKAVFGYSHELEKDLAKVSRHLTDDYTLVPRSIALLLLQKDEDAWALIKKAEPSRLEAIEKAVNDTIYERRMDLNLRISLERKRICRAILEEVIHQQADRAPTFFEKLAAWTINPWTGFPLLLLVLYFGIYVFVGKFGAGTLVDLLEGGLFEDYINPWVIDLVQKMTSWYWLRELLVGEYGVFTLGVRYAVALVLPIVGTFFLAFSIMEDVGYFPRLAMLVDRIFKKIGLNGRAVIPMVLGFGCDTMATMVTRTLETVRERIIVTLLLALAVPCSAQLGVIMGLLSEVPGALPVWVACVTLVFLAVGFLSARLLPGERPMFYMELPPMRLPQARNVLIKTVSRMQWYFLEIFPLFIFASVLLWAGKMTGALNGLVRVMAPAISALGLPAKTTAAFIFGFFRRDFGAAGLYDMHAQGLLSPRQLTVAAVTMTLFVPCIAQFLMMKKERGWKVSLGIFMMVTLLAFGVGWGLNLVLGFTGWLA is encoded by the coding sequence ATGGCAGTACAAAGTGAAGTGTGTCCAGCCGAACGCAAAATCGTGCTGGTCGGGAATCCGAATGTCGGTAAGAGCGTCCTTTTCAATGCCCTGACCGGGGCCTATACCGTTGTATCCAATTATCCCGGTACCTCCGTGGAGGTTTCGCGCGGCTGCTGCGAGATCGAAGGTGTGTCCTACGAAGTCCTTGATACGCCCGGGATGTATTCCTTGCTGCCCATAACCGAAGAAGAACGGGTAGCTCGGGAAATCCTGCTTAAAGAATCGGCGCATACGGTCGTCCATGTTATCGATGCCCGTAATCTCGAGCGTATGCTGCCCATGACTTTGCAGCTGGTCGAGGCCGGGCTACCGGTTGTGCTGTTGATCAATATCCTCGACGAGGCCGAGCGCAGAGGGATGCATATCGATATTCCTTTGCTGCAGGAAAAACTGGGTATTCCCGTCATTGGCGGTGCTATGGCAAGAAAACGCGGGCTTTCCGAGCTGCGCCAGGCTATAGCGTCCTATAATCCCGACGTTAAGGCGGTATTCGGTTATTCCCATGAGCTTGAAAAAGACCTGGCCAAGGTATCCCGGCATTTGACCGATGACTATACCCTGGTTCCACGCTCCATCGCTCTACTTCTTCTCCAGAAAGATGAAGATGCCTGGGCGCTGATCAAAAAGGCGGAACCGAGTCGCTTGGAGGCCATCGAGAAGGCCGTCAACGATACCATTTACGAGCGGCGCATGGATCTTAATCTGCGGATCAGTCTGGAACGCAAGCGCATCTGTCGCGCCATTTTGGAAGAAGTAATCCATCAACAGGCCGATCGTGCGCCGACTTTTTTCGAGAAACTTGCGGCGTGGACCATTAACCCCTGGACCGGGTTTCCCTTGCTGTTGCTGGTCCTTTACTTCGGTATTTACGTCTTTGTCGGCAAGTTTGGCGCCGGAACGCTGGTCGATCTTCTGGAAGGCGGATTGTTCGAGGATTACATCAATCCCTGGGTTATCGACCTGGTTCAGAAAATGACATCCTGGTACTGGCTGCGCGAATTGCTGGTCGGCGAATACGGGGTCTTCACCCTCGGCGTGCGTTATGCCGTTGCGTTGGTGCTGCCCATTGTCGGGACTTTTTTCCTGGCTTTCTCGATCATGGAGGATGTCGGATATTTTCCGCGTCTGGCCATGCTCGTCGACCGGATCTTCAAGAAGATCGGGCTAAACGGGCGGGCGGTTATCCCCATGGTGTTGGGCTTTGGTTGCGATACCATGGCGACTATGGTAACCCGTACTCTTGAAACGGTGCGAGAGCGCATCATCGTGACCTTGCTGCTGGCTTTGGCGGTTCCCTGCAGTGCTCAGTTGGGGGTCATCATGGGGTTGTTGTCCGAAGTTCCCGGGGCTTTGCCTGTGTGGGTGGCGTGCGTAACGCTGGTGTTTCTGGCTGTTGGATTTCTTTCAGCCCGCCTGTTGCCAGGAGAGCGCCCCATGTTTTACATGGAATTACCTCCCATGCGTCTGCCCCAGGCCCGCAACGTATTGATCAAAACCGTCAGCCGGATGCAGTGGTATTTCCTGGAGATCTTTCCGCTGTTCATATTCGCTTCCGTTTTGCTCTGGGCCGGGAAAATGACCGGTGCTCTTAATGGTCTGGTGCGCGTCATGGCTCCGGCTATTTCCGCTCTCGGATTGCCGGCCAAAACGACCGCTGCGTTTATTTTCGGATTTTTCCGGCGCGATTTCGGTGCTGCCGGCCTTTATGATATGCACGCCCAGGGGTTACTTAGCCCCCGTCAACTGACGGTCGCCGCTGTCACCATGACCTTGTTTGTTCCTTGTATCGCCCAGTTTCTCATGATGAAAAAAGAACGCGGGTGGAAGGTCTCCCTTGGTATTTTCATGATGGTGACGCTGCTGGCTTTTGGCGTAGGCTGGGGTCTTAACCTTGTGCTTGGCTTTACCGGATGGCTGGCATGA
- a CDS encoding Fur family transcriptional regulator, whose amino-acid sequence MPDKIEIFRKYISQQGLKLTRQREIILDEFLRSAAHLSTEDLYLKVRKKHPRIGYATVYRTLKLLAECGLAKERDFGAGQALYEVTNQGQHHDHLICTECGEIIEFEDERIEELQSKVAKEHNFTIRDHRLEIYGRCSKCSSS is encoded by the coding sequence ATGCCTGATAAAATTGAAATATTTCGGAAGTATATCAGCCAGCAGGGGCTTAAGCTTACCCGTCAAAGGGAAATTATCCTCGATGAATTTCTCCGTTCTGCCGCGCATTTATCGACCGAAGATCTCTACCTGAAGGTGCGAAAAAAACATCCTCGTATCGGATATGCCACTGTTTATCGAACGCTCAAGCTGCTGGCCGAGTGCGGCTTGGCGAAAGAGCGCGACTTCGGTGCGGGCCAGGCTCTTTACGAAGTGACCAATCAGGGGCAGCACCATGATCACCTTATCTGCACCGAATGCGGTGAAATTATCGAATTCGAGGATGAGCGTATTGAAGAGTTGCAGAGTAAGGTGGCGAAGGAGCATAACTTTACCATCCGAGATCACCGTCTGGAGATCTACGGACGGTGCTCCAAGTGCTCCTCTTCCTGA
- a CDS encoding cytochrome c biogenesis CcdA family protein, with translation MEGQEITLWIAFSAGLASFVSPCVLPLIPSFITYITGLSFQQLQQAHPGGRIRMRVALHCLLFIAGFSLVYTTMGVVAVSLFSLMDVGLWWIQKIGGVLIFLFGVHLTGLFHFGILLGEKRLHLHAKPAGYIGSFLVGLVFSAGWTPCTGPIFGAVLTMAAGSSDDSVRGGVLLATYSAGLGLPFLLSGLLFHSFLGFFNRFRKYIRLAELATGVMLMVVGVILFFDWFIFLTGYLSQWLPAAG, from the coding sequence ATGGAGGGGCAAGAAATTACTTTGTGGATAGCTTTTTCGGCGGGCCTGGCTTCTTTTGTTTCGCCCTGTGTATTGCCGCTGATTCCTTCCTTTATCACCTACATTACCGGTCTCAGCTTCCAGCAGTTACAGCAGGCCCACCCCGGTGGACGCATCCGTATGCGGGTGGCTTTGCACTGTCTGCTGTTTATCGCCGGCTTCTCCCTTGTGTACACTACCATGGGGGTTGTGGCCGTAAGTCTTTTCAGCCTCATGGATGTCGGTTTGTGGTGGATCCAGAAGATCGGTGGTGTGTTGATCTTCCTGTTCGGGGTGCATCTGACCGGCCTGTTCCATTTTGGCATTCTGCTCGGTGAAAAGCGTTTGCATCTTCACGCTAAACCGGCCGGCTATATCGGGTCGTTTCTCGTTGGCCTGGTGTTTTCCGCGGGATGGACTCCCTGTACCGGACCAATATTCGGCGCTGTATTGACCATGGCCGCCGGTTCTTCCGATGATTCCGTGCGCGGCGGGGTGTTGTTGGCGACCTATTCGGCCGGTCTCGGATTGCCGTTTTTGCTCTCCGGTCTGCTGTTTCACAGCTTTCTTGGGTTTTTTAACCGTTTTCGTAAATATATCCGGCTGGCCGAATTGGCCACCGGGGTCATGCTCATGGTCGTCGGCGTCATCCTGTTTTTTGACTGGTTCATTTTTCTTACCGGCTATCTCTCTCAGTGGCTTCCGGCCGCTGGATGA
- a CDS encoding peroxiredoxin family protein, with protein MSAYYRFLVLSVGMLLLCFAVVLAGGRRDKQSQGQELGIGLEAPNFKLKNQAGEVTTLRQYRGQVVVLAFWATWCPACREELPSLAGLHRRMAGQGVMVLGINGGESAARVNDFMNRANLDLPVLLDASGEVHGLYQVRQYPTTYIIDRQGKLVERHIGFHDWNAPEVAGALRSLAGNGSEVKP; from the coding sequence ATGAGCGCTTACTACAGGTTTCTGGTGCTGTCTGTCGGGATGTTGCTGCTTTGCTTTGCGGTTGTTCTGGCCGGAGGGCGAAGAGATAAGCAAAGTCAGGGGCAAGAGCTGGGCATTGGCCTGGAAGCTCCGAATTTCAAATTGAAAAACCAGGCTGGCGAGGTAACGACTTTGCGGCAATATCGGGGACAGGTTGTGGTTTTGGCTTTCTGGGCTACCTGGTGTCCGGCCTGTCGTGAGGAATTACCTTCCCTCGCGGGGCTTCACCGTCGCATGGCGGGACAGGGAGTCATGGTTCTCGGCATCAACGGCGGTGAGTCCGCCGCAAGGGTGAACGATTTTATGAACAGAGCGAATCTCGATCTTCCCGTTCTTCTGGATGCATCGGGCGAGGTTCATGGCCTTTATCAGGTACGGCAATATCCCACGACTTATATCATCGATCGACAGGGGAAGCTCGTAGAACGCCATATCGGGTTTCACGATTGGAATGCGCCGGAAGTGGCCGGAGCATTGCGCTCCCTCGCCGGTAACGGATCGGAGGTTAAACCATAA